The window TCAGAGACGCAGATTCAATAGTAGTACTGGATGATGGAGAAATGGTGGGAATAGGCAGAAATGATGAACTGCTGGAATCCTGTCCTGTATATCAGGAAATATACTATTCACAAAGAAAAAGCGAGGTAGCTCATACATGAAAAGTGACGCAGTTAAACGCCTCAGCAGATACATTTTAGCCAATAAGCCATATCTGCTGGGAGCTGTACTATTTGCAGCATTAAGCAATATCCTTATGGTAACGGGTCCATTTATAGTAGGTAAAGGTGTTGATGCTATTGTTGAAAAAGGACAGGTTGATTTCAAAAGAATTCTTAATGTAGTTATAATTATATTAGTTTTGTATTTGGTAAGTGCATTTTTTCAGTGGAGTTTGCAGGTAATTACTGCTGTACTGTCAAATAGAACAGTAGAGAGGTTGAGAAAGGATGCATTTGACCATATCCTTGAAATGCCTTTGAGGTTTTACGACCAAAAGCCTCACGGGGATATAATGGGCAGGCTTACAAATGACATGGAAAATATAGGTGAAGGAATATATCAGTCTGTTACTCAGTTCTTTACCGGTATAATATCCATAGTTGGTTCACTTATTTTTATGTTTGTTTTGAATCCATGGATTACACTTATAGTAATTGTGATGACGCCTATTACATTTTTCATTGCATCATTTATAACAAGGCGTTCATCAAAAATGTTTAAAGAACAGTCAAGAGTAAATGGTGAGCTAAATGGTTATATTGAAGAGATTATAGGAAATCAGAAGGTTGTAAAAGCATTTAATTATGAGGAAAGGGCTCAGAAGAAATTTGAGGAAATAAACGGTCGGTTGTATAAATGCGGAAGATGGGCACAGTTCTATTCATCTTTAGTAAACCCGTCTACCCGTCTGGTAAACAATATAACCTATGTTCTGCTTGGTATGACAGGTGGTATTGCGTCACTGGCAGGCAGGTTAAGTATCGGTTATATTTCCAGCTTTCTGACGTACTCAACCTACTTTTCTCAACCTATAAATAATGTAACAAGTGTAACAACCCAGATACAGAGTGCTATTGCTTCTGCGGAAAGGGTTTTTGCAATAATGGACGAAGAAGTTGAGAAACGGGCGGATTTTAAAGAGATTGAGCTAGAAAAAACAAGCGGAAATGTCAGATTTGACGATGTTTCCTTCTCTTATGTTCAGGAAAAGCCTTTGATACGGGATTTTAATCTTAGTGTTAAAGAAGGACAGCGGATTGCAATAGTTGGGCCTACAGGCTCGGGAAAAACTACTCTGGTTAATCTGTTAATGCGTTTCTATGAGACAGATAAAGGGTACATATATATTGATGGTAATAGCATAAGCAAAATATCAAAAGACAGTCTTAGACAGTCTTTTGGAATGGTTCTTCAGGAAACATGGCTTTTTGCCGGAACGATTCGTGAAAACATTGCATATGGTAAGCCTGAAGCTACTGACGAAGAAGTCAAAAACGCTGCGGTTTCTGCAAATGCCCATAGTTTCATAAAAAGACTTCCAAAAGGTTATGAAACAGAGCTGACAGAAGGCGGAAGCAACTTGTCACAGGGCCAAAGACAGTTATTAACTATTGCAAGAGTTATGCTGGTTATTCCACCTATGCTAATATTGGATGAGGCTACCAGCAGTGTTGATACAAGAACAGAGTTGAATATACAGAAAGCATTTTTGAAGATGATGGAAGGAAGAACCAGCTTCGTTATAGCACATCGCCTTTCAACCATTAAAGAAGCGGATGTTATACTGGTTATGAATAATGGAAGGGTTGTTGAACAGGGGAGTCATGAAGACTTACTGCAAAAAAATGGATTTTATAAAAAATTATATTTAAGTCAATATGAGAATACTTAGGTAAATGAAGATTGACTAAATAAAAGACGGGTGTTGCAAAATGAATAAGTTAATTGAACAATACACAATAAACAGGAAACTTTTGGCTGAAGCTCTCACTGAAAAGGCTCACATGGAGATGTATGAGGCTGAAATCCTTAAAAATGACTTTGTAGCCAAACTTGGAGAACCAAGATATGAACTTCATAAGCTTGAGCTTGCTATAGCCAGAACCAAGCTAAAACTTGAAATGATTGAAACATGCGAAAAATTCAAGATACCGATAGACTATTCTTATATTGACAGAGAATTGGAAAAAGAGTTTGAAAAACACTATGAAGTATTAAAAAAAATGAGACTGGAAATAGAGTATGTACATTCAATAGACTATGTCAGGGAAAAGAATAAGCGTGAGATGGAATTGGAAATGAAGGATGTATATCTGGAAATAGCAAGCTATATTCATCCTGAATTGACAATTAATCAGGATTTAAGTATGAAAAGAACATGGAAAACAGCAGAAAAAGCATATCAGCAAGGAGACTTAGAAAAATTAAAAAGGCTTCGTAAAAAAACTATAAAAGATTTTGGCAATATAAATGAAAAGCATGAAGACATAGAAATACAGCTTTCAACAATAAAAGAGCGAAAAGCATCTATTCAGAAAGAAATACAGGCTATGAAAAAAAGCTTTCCTTTTTCAGAATCTGATATGCTAGATGATGAAGTTGCAGTTATGAAATTCAGGGAGGATATGGACTCTGATATAAGAACTGCAAAAGAGGTATTGGACAAGTTGGAAAAACAAGTCTTGGAAAAGTTGCCTCCTGTTGGAAGATACAAAAATTAAAGTTTACAAAACATAAAATAAACCGGGAAAAGGCTTATTAGACTGTTCCCGGTTTACTGCTTTTAAACCGTCAAAATTCAGGGTTTAATTGTCCTTTCTGAGACTTCTTCTGTTTCCGTCAGCATCTACAATAACTGTGTTGTCCAGTGTAGCCTTTAGATTTGACCGAAATGCTTCAATATATTCTTTTCTCAGCTTATCTCTTTCAGCTAGTTCAGAACTCGTAAGAGAGCCTGATTTCGCTTTTTTTGCCAGTTCGTTTAATCGTTCAATTCTGCTCTTTTCCATAAATATAACCAATCCTTATAATCATTTTGCATGAAACACATGAGTATTATAACAAAAAACCTTTGAATATAAAAGAAACTGCCAATATTTCTTTAAAAAGCTTATCCGGTGTGATAATATAATTATGGCAAAGTTAATTTATTCTTCGGGAGGTTGGAGATATGAATGATATACAGGTTGTAGTTTTTGATTTGAACAATGAGCTTTGTAGCGTGGAGACTTCAATTGTCTATAAAATAGAGAAATATGGATCAATATCACTTGTTCCACAAATGCCCGATTATATTAAAGGAATATATAATCTAAGAGGTAAAGTAGTCCCTGTGGTAGACCTTAATAAAAGGTTTAATTTAGGAGAGTCAGAGGTAACAAAAAAGACGAAGATTATAATTACTGAAAAGGATGATCAATTGTACGGATTTATGGTAAACAATGTTACTGAAATAATAAATCTTAATGAGAATTCTGTTGATAGGTCTGAGGCAGTAATAAGATTAAACAGTAAGAAATACATAAAAGGTATAGGCAAGAATGACGGTAAGCTTTTTTCAATAATTGATTTAAATGAAATTTTACATAATGAAGAGATAAAAGAGGTTACAACAGTGCTAACAGAAAATGTAAATTAGTGCCTGATGTTTACATAATCCAAAAACCTGAACAAGTATGAGTTTGGGTTTTTTTATTACCCCAATATACAAAAAGTGTAACAAAAAATAAAGCATAAACATAAAATAATATCAAGCGGATAGTTTATGTAATCTTGTCCGCATTTGAGTTATAAAGGAGGGTAATAAGGTAATATGGAAAATAAACTTCACTCACATACCTTTGCGGGAAGGACTTCAAATAATGAG of the Ruminiclostridium papyrosolvens DSM 2782 genome contains:
- a CDS encoding DUF896 domain-containing protein, whose protein sequence is MEKSRIERLNELAKKAKSGSLTSSELAERDKLRKEYIEAFRSNLKATLDNTVIVDADGNRRSLRKDN
- a CDS encoding chemotaxis protein CheW, which codes for MNDIQVVVFDLNNELCSVETSIVYKIEKYGSISLVPQMPDYIKGIYNLRGKVVPVVDLNKRFNLGESEVTKKTKIIITEKDDQLYGFMVNNVTEIINLNENSVDRSEAVIRLNSKKYIKGIGKNDGKLFSIIDLNEILHNEEIKEVTTVLTENVN
- a CDS encoding ABC transporter ATP-binding protein; this encodes MKSDAVKRLSRYILANKPYLLGAVLFAALSNILMVTGPFIVGKGVDAIVEKGQVDFKRILNVVIIILVLYLVSAFFQWSLQVITAVLSNRTVERLRKDAFDHILEMPLRFYDQKPHGDIMGRLTNDMENIGEGIYQSVTQFFTGIISIVGSLIFMFVLNPWITLIVIVMTPITFFIASFITRRSSKMFKEQSRVNGELNGYIEEIIGNQKVVKAFNYEERAQKKFEEINGRLYKCGRWAQFYSSLVNPSTRLVNNITYVLLGMTGGIASLAGRLSIGYISSFLTYSTYFSQPINNVTSVTTQIQSAIASAERVFAIMDEEVEKRADFKEIELEKTSGNVRFDDVSFSYVQEKPLIRDFNLSVKEGQRIAIVGPTGSGKTTLVNLLMRFYETDKGYIYIDGNSISKISKDSLRQSFGMVLQETWLFAGTIRENIAYGKPEATDEEVKNAAVSANAHSFIKRLPKGYETELTEGGSNLSQGQRQLLTIARVMLVIPPMLILDEATSSVDTRTELNIQKAFLKMMEGRTSFVIAHRLSTIKEADVILVMNNGRVVEQGSHEDLLQKNGFYKKLYLSQYENT